One genomic segment of Helicoverpa zea isolate HzStark_Cry1AcR chromosome 22, ilHelZeax1.1, whole genome shotgun sequence includes these proteins:
- the LOC124641319 gene encoding uncharacterized protein LOC124641319, which produces MDISSEYSTEKRCFKCDQAVSKNLNIVRNASNNAMLLWNQFQIFVYETYLELKNSTLLLSPEFLVYDIIFSGNYLVCLDTSGNIHTAAITMKNTTPKSFKLRGTGTMASSLYGKDHILFLKHEANSYFFSLYKLNADLTLMKNSILIYNEQLPTSQTSNKHTLQVHLLKEKNLEALKKVFNDEDLNVRNKYNLIIVTFDKLSIFGCLFSSDVADEQVSLVKLYTSPSEISGIEIIDADELNVMIGLTIGTIITLPLNNLKTPQMIHLNIAIHKFLAFNDAILYTDGKSMRKADNIMSKDVEFSKFFVKHVKDFIIMEDKIICTTFFNLIYRFSIDDEASYLRSESNDEYCPADKLLNNSAYLDKILEEVNKNEALIEKLNKEKDYITALSLSNRQDVMDNIINHKVIVYESYEDAVTENKNVVLTNNFSEYFHEDLFFFLIKISTTTEHKLSQILSNYLGDLRVHITFATAKKVLKTISIKVADLSKKIGILIPLKTDVIDITETNVNIKIMSNIPGALDSKQKIWTILYRKHVKLHSEHFIKFNLNLKKEQCLKNLDLPLKAQIYQAAMNHHRHLFEFDDILRNKQTVSKEWHMYVRLPDKYQEVFRNKDLTKHLTSKKVKYFIQQFTSEDFLKSKSNLIFSIGNENVKIEIYNDSFTSPLLKLSGENMKVVLNIRNFLSDLIYCVFANFGPGKEFINLSSYATIENLQKAVKKCITGSSEEEIEPLIEQFERNVIGVLPI; this is translated from the coding sequence atggaTATCAGTTCTGAATATAGTACTGAAAAGCGATGTTTCAAATGTGACCAAGCAGTATCAAAGAACTTGAATATAGTTCGTAATGCTTCAAACAATGCAATGTTATTGTGGAATCagtttcaaatatttgtttatgaaaCGTATCTTGAACTGAAGAATTCAACTTTATTATTAAGTCCTGAGTTTTTAGTATATGACATAATATTCTCTGGGAACTATTTGGTTTGCCTTGATACGAGTGGAAATATACATACCGCTGCTATTACCATGAAAAATACTACTCCAAAGAGTTTTAAACTTCGCGGAACCGGCACTATGGCCAGTTCTCTATATGGAAAAGACCACATCCTCTTTCTAAAACATGAAGCGAATTCCTACTTCTTTAGTCTCTATAAACTGAATGCAGACTTAACATTGATGAAAAATTCAATACTAATTTACAATGAACAATTGCCAACATCGCAAACAAGTAATAAACACACTTTGCAAGTTCatttattgaaagaaaaaaatttgGAAGCActtaaaaaagttttcaatgaTGAAGATTTGAATGTGAGGAACAAATACAACTTAATAATTGTAACTTTTGATAAACTTAGCATATTTGGTTGTCTCTTTAGCTCTGATGTAGCTGATGAGCAAGTATCGTTGGTAAAACTTTACACAAGTCCTTCAGAAATATCCGGAATAGAAATAATTGATGCTGATGAACTAAATGTCATGATTGGTCTTACTATTGGCACAATCATAACATTGCCATTGAATAACTTGAAAACTCCTCAGATGATCCATTTAAACATTGCCATCCACAAATTCCTAGCTTTCAATGATGCTATACTATACACAGATGGAAAATCTATGCGGAAGGCGGATAATATAATGTCTAAGGATGTAGAATTTAGCAAGTTCTTTGTTAAACATGTAAAGGACTTTATAATAATGGAAGACAAAATAATTTGCACTACATTTTTTAATCTAATATACAGATTCTCTATCGATGATGAAGCATCATATTTGAGATCAGAATCCAATGACGAATATTGCCCTGCCGATAAACTTCTAAATAACTCTGCATATTTGGATAAAATTTTAGAAGAAGTGAACAAGAATGAAGCATtgattgaaaaattaaataaagaaaaggaTTACATTACTGCTCTGTCACTTTCAAACAGGCAAGATGTAAtggataatataataaatcacaAAGTTATTGTTTATGAGAGTTATGAAGATGCagtaactgaaaataaaaatgttgttctCACAAACAACTTCAGTGAATACTTtcatgaagatttatttttctttttaattaaaatctctaCTACAACTGAGCATAAGCTTAGTCAAATATTATCTAACTATTTAGGAGATCTGAGAGTACACATCACATTTGCAACTGcaaagaaagttttaaaaacaattagtATAAAAGTTGCCGACCTCTCAAAgaaaataggtattttaattcCATTAAAAACTGATGTGATTGACATTACTGAAAcgaatgtaaatattaaaataatgtctaaTATACCTGGGGCTTTGGATTCTAAACAGAAAATATGGACAATTCTTTATAGAAAGCATGTGAAACTGCATTCCGAACATTTTATAAAGTTCAATTTAAATTTGAAAAAGGAACAGTGCTTGAAAAATTTAGATTTACCATTAAAAGCTCAAATATATCAAGCTGCAATGAACCATCATAGACATTTATTTGAGTTTGATGATATTTTGAGGAACAAGCAAACAGTTTCAAAAGAATGGCACATGTACGTGAGACTGCCGGACAAGTACCAAGAAGTATTCAGAAATAAGGACCTTACAAAGCACCTCACATCTAAGAAAGTCAAGTATTTTATTCAGCAGTTTACTTCTGAAGACTTTTTAAAGTCAAagagtaatttaatattttcaataggAAATGAAAATGTGAAAATTGAAATATACAACGATAGTTTCACTAGTCCACTGCTGAAATTGTCTGGAGAGAACATGAAAGTTGTGCTAAATATTAGGAACTTCTTGTCTGATCTGATTTACTGCGTTTTTGCCAACTTTGGTCCAGGAAAAGAATTCATCAATCTTTCATCTTATGCTACAATTGAA